From one Acidobacteriota bacterium genomic stretch:
- a CDS encoding alkaline phosphatase family protein — MHRTAVINVVGLTRALLGPDTPHLSALAQNGAIRSLRTVTPAVTSTVQSTFLTGLPPSGHGIVGNGWYFRDLSEVWFWRQSNRLVSGEKVWETARRRDPRVTCAKLFWWYNMYSSAEWSVTPRPMYPADGRKIPAIYSHPADLAQRLESDIGPFPFFDFWGPRAGIASSQWIARAGRRVWEWHRPTLTLVYLPHLDYNLQRLGPGHPGVHQDVREIDAVCGRLLDYFRERDTRVIVLSEYGITPVAGAIHINRVLREAGWIRVRPELGLEILDPGASPAFAVADHQIAHVYVADPAHRSQVRKLLEQVPGIERILDREDQRELGLDHRRSGDLVAISHADKWFSYYYWLDDKSAPDFARTVDIHRKPGYDPAELFVDPGIRLPFLKVGLRLLQKALGFRYLMDLIPLDANLVQGSHGRPTEDPNQGPVFLSTEPGLVPDGGVPASGVRDLILAHLFD, encoded by the coding sequence GTGCACCGCACCGCGGTCATCAACGTCGTCGGACTCACCCGGGCCCTCCTGGGACCGGACACGCCCCACCTGAGCGCCTTGGCGCAAAACGGCGCCATCCGGTCCCTGCGCACGGTGACTCCGGCCGTCACCTCCACCGTCCAGAGCACCTTCCTGACCGGCCTCCCCCCCTCCGGCCACGGCATCGTGGGAAACGGATGGTATTTTCGCGATCTGTCCGAGGTCTGGTTCTGGCGGCAATCCAACCGTCTGGTTTCGGGAGAGAAGGTCTGGGAAACCGCCCGTCGGCGCGACCCCCGCGTCACCTGCGCCAAGCTCTTCTGGTGGTACAACATGTACAGCAGCGCCGAATGGAGCGTGACCCCGCGTCCCATGTACCCGGCCGACGGCAGGAAGATCCCGGCCATCTACTCCCACCCGGCCGACCTGGCCCAGCGCCTGGAGTCGGACATCGGACCCTTTCCGTTCTTCGATTTCTGGGGTCCCCGCGCCGGCATCGCCTCGAGCCAATGGATCGCCCGGGCGGGGCGGCGGGTCTGGGAGTGGCACCGGCCCACTCTGACTCTGGTCTACCTGCCGCATTTGGATTACAACCTCCAGCGGTTGGGACCGGGTCATCCCGGCGTCCACCAGGACGTCCGGGAAATCGACGCCGTCTGCGGCCGATTGCTGGACTACTTCCGGGAACGGGACACGCGGGTCATCGTGCTCTCCGAGTATGGGATCACCCCTGTAGCCGGCGCCATCCACATCAACCGGGTCCTTCGCGAGGCCGGATGGATTCGCGTCCGGCCGGAGCTGGGGCTGGAGATCCTGGACCCGGGCGCCAGCCCCGCCTTCGCCGTGGCAGATCACCAGATCGCCCACGTCTACGTTGCGGATCCGGCCCACCGGTCCCAGGTCCGAAAACTGCTGGAGCAGGTTCCGGGCATCGAGCGGATCCTGGACCGGGAGGACCAGCGGGAATTGGGGCTCGATCACCGGCGGTCGGGAGACCTGGTGGCCATCAGCCACGCCGACAAGTGGTTCTCCTACTACTACTGGCTCGACGATAAGTCGGCGCCCGATTTCGCCCGCACCGTGGACATCCACCGCAAGCCGGGCTACGATCCCGCGGAACTTTTCGTGGACCCGGGGATCCGGCTTCCCTTCCTCAAGGTCGGTCTGAGACTGTTGCAGAAGGCGCTGGGCTTCCGCTACCTGATGGACCTCATCCCGCTGGACGCAAACCTGGTCCAGGGTTCCCACGGCAGGCCCACGGAAGATCCGAACCAGGGACCGGTTTTCCTGAGCACGGAACCCGGACTTGTCCCCGACGGCGGCGTCCCGGCGTCCGGAGTCCGAGATCTCATCCTGGCCCATCTCTTTGACTGA
- a CDS encoding TetR/AcrR family transcriptional regulator gives MHVKTKKALQSEKTRGEIVRVARKLFEAKGYAGTGTEEIVRRAGVTRGALYHQFRDKKALFVAVVEASEREMAGHIQAAVDAEAEPWARLEAGYLAVLDACTEPGIRQILLLDAPAVLGVERWRTVEAEYGLGLLSRGLEAIMKAERMKPLPVRAMAHLLLGAISEGALMIASAGDPGKAHREVVAGLQRLLGSLKRTDAT, from the coding sequence ATGCATGTAAAGACCAAAAAAGCCCTTCAGTCCGAGAAGACGCGCGGAGAGATCGTCCGCGTAGCGCGGAAACTTTTTGAAGCGAAGGGCTATGCGGGGACGGGTACGGAGGAGATCGTCCGTCGAGCCGGCGTCACCCGCGGCGCCCTCTATCATCAGTTTCGGGACAAGAAGGCGCTTTTCGTCGCCGTCGTGGAGGCGTCGGAGCGCGAGATGGCCGGGCACATCCAGGCGGCGGTGGACGCCGAAGCGGAGCCTTGGGCGCGTCTCGAGGCTGGGTATCTGGCCGTTCTCGATGCTTGCACCGAGCCGGGAATCCGGCAGATTCTGCTCCTGGATGCGCCTGCCGTACTCGGTGTCGAACGCTGGCGGACGGTCGAAGCCGAATACGGACTGGGATTACTGAGTCGGGGCCTCGAGGCGATCATGAAAGCGGAAAGGATGAAGCCTCTGCCGGTACGAGCGATGGCCCACCTGCTTCTCGGCGCGATCAGCGAGGGAGCTCTGATGATCGCCTCGGCCGGGGACCCCGGAAAGGCTCACCGCGAGGTCGTCGCGGGTCTGCAGCGATTGCTCGGCAGTCTCAAGCGAACGGACGCCACGTGA
- a CDS encoding NAD(P)-dependent oxidoreductase — MNGCDLVLIGATGYVGTAVRRKLIEACPRSRVRVLARRRPPQGTPAIRWIRCSLPEVPDGAFPRRPYLLVHLATRQIDPDGTRFVATNVTGTLNLLRKSDANLRGVVYGSSASVYGQGPLRPALEVDRPNPVTPLASSRRGAEKVILKMAAERDFGAYLCRPRFIIGGGDRFLVPLLVRLARMRLAGRQAVSYSFIHIDDYAKVILFLLQRLATIHGNGSNPERMAVNVAYRSALPQEQILSTVRGMAGFPGPLVKLRCPRSLLAGLRAMPGRRPDRLATRLELLMQDQILSCRRLSEMGCDIPSRSPQGRLEVAIRQYQEVAK; from the coding sequence ATGAACGGTTGCGACTTGGTCCTGATCGGCGCAACGGGGTACGTCGGCACCGCCGTCCGGCGCAAACTGATCGAGGCTTGTCCCCGGAGCAGGGTGCGCGTCCTGGCCCGAAGGCGGCCGCCTCAGGGCACGCCGGCTATCCGGTGGATCCGATGTTCTCTCCCCGAAGTGCCGGATGGTGCGTTTCCACGCCGGCCCTACTTGCTCGTACATCTCGCCACCAGGCAGATCGATCCGGATGGCACAAGGTTTGTGGCCACAAACGTCACCGGTACGCTGAACCTGCTCCGCAAGTCAGATGCCAACCTTCGCGGCGTCGTGTACGGCAGCTCGGCGTCCGTGTACGGGCAGGGGCCCTTGCGGCCGGCGTTGGAGGTGGATCGTCCGAACCCGGTTACACCCCTGGCCAGCAGTCGAAGGGGCGCCGAGAAGGTGATTCTCAAAATGGCGGCAGAACGAGACTTCGGTGCGTACCTTTGTCGGCCTCGCTTCATTATTGGCGGTGGGGATCGTTTCCTGGTTCCGCTGCTGGTTCGACTCGCCAGGATGCGACTGGCTGGTCGCCAAGCCGTGTCCTATTCCTTCATTCACATTGACGACTACGCCAAAGTCATTCTCTTCCTGCTGCAGAGGCTGGCAACCATACACGGGAATGGATCCAATCCGGAACGGATGGCCGTCAACGTCGCCTACAGATCCGCACTCCCGCAGGAACAGATCCTGTCCACCGTACGTGGCATGGCGGGGTTTCCGGGTCCCCTGGTGAAATTGCGTTGCCCGCGTTCCCTTCTTGCCGGTCTCCGAGCGATGCCGGGTCGACGGCCGGACCGGCTGGCTACCCGCCTCGAGTTGCTGATGCAAGATCAGATTCTCTCCTGCCGCCGTCTCTCCGAGATGGGTTGTGACATTCCATCGCGTTCTCCCCAAGGACGGCTTGAGGTCGCCATTCGCCAATACCAAGAGGTCGCAAAATGA
- a CDS encoding AfsA-related hotdog domain-containing protein: MMNGSVSGVVIAAISEVVPDLEVSNEFLLQEGRLVRPRAQRALEKMGVEGRRQFSAEHSDPMELLEVCARRCLDPYGPDEIGLIATSTCSIKRPSARLVPNPASDLRVRLGLPNAGTLSSYGGCTSFLGLLGAAADFVRLNQLAAFVGVVELDNRNVPIGVPRYLFGDGCVGVLLRPSEEPDSGFVAYDRRTGTDGSAESDRIERDMNEGLVFQSWGRYANALYMNGAAVNNFIQKKVAPALTGFLERCNASPDSVDVFVPHQANLRAIRFLHRRCLPNSLLVETVRRRGNNAGASLGIAMAKAFTDLIRRGQRILLSAFGSGPNIVNMLYHATGQEVVVRETLTPSDAGAGNRPTEWLVSPGNSAPRYALLTPPVFDRYEGTGIRVLVEDPWQIDFFTRILPGPCWLIGASAPASETEFRLQRWANGRKRERTIRTEPEVAGDYDDKIQGLLLRVSPFDAPSLLDDLRQKGRIDRWMVHKRYEANVMLSGAVQVGGLIHFLASPLTEEFRFDHESGHLQGMALMEIVRQAMIASSHVIGVPRGWGMVMTSFHADYHKFVDGAAPIIVRTLPGLGKSWARRTEDWQNKRPHRAWGVAQVFQNGQCCVSAHVTGMLRPSPAK; encoded by the coding sequence ATGATGAATGGATCTGTGTCCGGTGTGGTCATTGCCGCCATCAGCGAGGTCGTGCCCGATCTCGAGGTGAGCAATGAGTTCTTGCTTCAAGAGGGACGGCTGGTTCGGCCGCGCGCCCAGCGCGCCCTGGAGAAAATGGGCGTGGAAGGCCGAAGGCAATTCTCGGCCGAGCATTCGGATCCGATGGAACTGCTTGAGGTCTGCGCCCGGCGATGCCTCGACCCTTACGGACCGGACGAAATCGGTCTGATCGCCACTTCCACCTGCAGCATCAAACGGCCCTCAGCCCGTCTCGTTCCCAATCCGGCCTCCGATCTTCGCGTGCGCCTGGGATTGCCCAATGCGGGCACGTTGAGCTCGTATGGCGGCTGCACCTCTTTTCTCGGTCTCCTCGGCGCGGCTGCGGACTTTGTTCGGCTGAATCAACTCGCTGCGTTCGTCGGCGTCGTCGAATTGGATAACCGGAATGTTCCCATTGGGGTTCCCCGCTATCTATTTGGCGATGGATGCGTAGGAGTGCTGCTGAGACCATCCGAGGAGCCGGATTCGGGATTCGTCGCGTACGACCGGCGCACGGGAACCGATGGCAGCGCAGAGTCCGATCGCATTGAGCGCGATATGAATGAGGGGCTCGTTTTCCAAAGCTGGGGGCGCTATGCCAACGCGCTGTACATGAATGGAGCGGCAGTAAACAATTTCATCCAAAAAAAGGTCGCCCCGGCGCTGACAGGTTTTCTCGAGCGGTGCAACGCTTCTCCGGACAGTGTCGACGTCTTCGTCCCGCATCAGGCCAACCTGAGGGCCATTCGTTTTTTGCATCGCCGGTGCCTTCCCAACTCTCTGCTGGTGGAAACGGTCCGGCGCCGAGGAAACAACGCGGGAGCCAGCCTCGGCATCGCGATGGCCAAGGCCTTCACCGATCTGATCCGGCGGGGCCAGCGGATCCTGCTGAGTGCCTTTGGATCCGGACCCAACATCGTCAATATGCTGTACCACGCAACCGGGCAGGAGGTTGTTGTCCGCGAGACGCTTACGCCAAGTGATGCCGGCGCCGGTAACCGGCCGACCGAATGGTTGGTGTCCCCGGGGAATTCGGCTCCCCGTTATGCGCTGCTCACCCCGCCGGTTTTCGACCGCTACGAAGGAACCGGGATCCGGGTCCTGGTGGAGGATCCATGGCAGATCGACTTTTTCACCCGAATCCTGCCTGGCCCCTGTTGGCTCATCGGCGCCAGCGCTCCCGCATCCGAGACCGAGTTCCGGCTGCAGCGGTGGGCAAACGGTCGCAAGCGAGAGCGGACAATTCGAACGGAGCCCGAGGTTGCGGGCGACTACGACGATAAGATTCAAGGTTTGCTCCTTCGCGTTTCCCCATTCGATGCGCCCTCCCTTCTGGACGATCTGCGCCAGAAGGGACGGATCGATCGTTGGATGGTCCACAAGCGATACGAGGCCAACGTCATGTTGTCCGGTGCTGTGCAGGTAGGAGGGCTCATACATTTCCTGGCCTCGCCCCTGACAGAGGAGTTCCGGTTTGATCACGAGTCGGGGCATCTACAGGGGATGGCCCTGATGGAGATTGTTCGCCAGGCAATGATCGCTTCTTCGCATGTCATCGGAGTGCCCCGGGGGTGGGGGATGGTGATGACGAGTTTCCACGCGGATTACCACAAATTTGTCGACGGCGCGGCACCCATCATCGTGAGGACGCTTCCCGGCCTCGGTAAGAGTTGGGCGCGACGTACGGAGGACTGGCAAAACAAACGTCCACATCGCGCCTGGGGTGTCGCCCAGGTCTTCCAGAACGGCCAATGTTGCGTTAGCGCCCACGTGACCGGAATGCTGCGGCCGTCGCCTGCCAAATGA
- a CDS encoding isoprenylcysteine carboxylmethyltransferase family protein: MSSIKRQAPVLFLIGGIPCLLGITVHRLLTQPWPPHWVTLVVAGIYLGWLLAEAGITMREAKKEEATDDRSSLGLYATARCATVLGTVLSPPMEGTVSVRWVLVVAGVTIMILGVGLRLAAIRKLAATYSHSVRIPSDGIVRSGVYRYLRHPAYTGMVLGNLGFVVALASPWGMAALLGLLLPAVTYRILVEESLLLSTLPEYREFAKARKRLIPFLW; this comes from the coding sequence ATGAGCAGCATCAAGCGACAGGCGCCGGTGCTCTTCCTGATTGGGGGTATTCCCTGCCTGTTGGGAATCACAGTCCACCGCCTGCTCACACAGCCGTGGCCTCCTCACTGGGTGACGCTGGTTGTGGCAGGGATTTATCTGGGTTGGCTGCTTGCCGAAGCGGGCATCACGATGCGGGAAGCGAAGAAGGAAGAGGCGACCGACGATCGGAGCAGTCTCGGACTATACGCAACGGCGCGATGTGCGACTGTTCTCGGGACCGTTCTTTCGCCGCCCATGGAGGGAACGGTATCGGTGCGGTGGGTCCTGGTAGTCGCCGGAGTCACGATCATGATCCTGGGCGTGGGCTTACGTCTGGCCGCGATCCGGAAACTGGCCGCCACCTACAGTCACAGCGTTCGGATCCCCTCTGACGGCATCGTCCGAAGCGGCGTCTATCGCTATCTTCGGCATCCCGCCTATACGGGGATGGTACTGGGTAATCTCGGATTCGTTGTCGCCCTGGCCAGCCCATGGGGAATGGCGGCGTTGCTCGGGCTGCTCCTGCCCGCCGTGACTTATCGGATCCTGGTCGAAGAGTCGCTATTGCTTTCTACGCTGCCCGAGTATCGGGAGTTCGCGAAGGCGAGAAAGCGCCTCATCCCATTCCTATGGTAA